A region from the Desulfovibrio sp. genome encodes:
- a CDS encoding virulence factor SrfC family protein: MDLARHCRELAETSRSAGAWLQDNAELVGNERAALQKDLRHAARFFGKCEQAARRKMCVGVFGPSQSGKSYLISALASDADKVLLADFCGQTFNFIKDINPEGGKESTGLVTRFTTTPPEGVTEAYPIRLRLLSETDVARVLANTYYADCDHKDAPNAEALAKELESLQGRAQSAPVPGGMNVDDVEELRDYVNKNFISRPRVQMLQNGYWVRAMELAPRLELEDRARLVGLIWDSVPEFQAVYIQLGAALRQLGNAAEACCAIDALIPRSNSIIDVARLQGLNEPPTDMLTLVGAEGRKADLPRALVTALTAEITIYMREKPDDFFDHTDLLDFPGYRARYKFSDLRAALDSRKDMLKELFLRGKVAYLFERYREEKELTSMLLCIGPSTQEVQDLPQAVYEWICSTHGETPEMRASKAPALFFVLTKMDMEFEKKAGSPSVETRWTTRLESSLVNFFGQVHDWPQNWDGTHPFNNVFLLRNPNFLCEAIFDYDDRRETGIRQEQQAFVEEVRQSFMQSPLVQKHVADPERAWQAAMTLNDGGVGLLRQSLRPLCNPELKRQQISGSLAEKCERLRTGLAPFYRTDDREELRRQKEQLSRLLVSQMAKVAEKQLFGEFLRRLQVRDFDLYEICLNARQSPDEGQAAAPAQVVGARVSANDILGDIFGDDAPVSAPAADAADAEAKDSAQVFAGMVMDHWTGRLRDLCNDVEVRGQLGLPAKELDQFCHELVQAAARCKLRENLEAELRRSSAFSNMARERLMWKQVSLAADAINAFVDWWGFDPRFKDQTRRTVVFGGKSVPLFNPPQEIKGEPRIGEEESPYDRLWYTDWLRAMAYSVMANVDFDGQQSVNPEQNNRLRELLQAFKG, from the coding sequence ATGGATTTAGCGCGGCACTGCCGCGAACTGGCGGAAACTTCCCGTTCCGCAGGGGCATGGCTTCAGGACAATGCCGAACTTGTGGGCAATGAACGCGCAGCCCTGCAAAAGGATCTGCGCCATGCGGCCCGCTTTTTCGGCAAGTGCGAGCAGGCGGCCCGCCGCAAGATGTGCGTGGGCGTGTTTGGCCCCAGCCAGTCGGGCAAGTCCTACCTTATCTCGGCCCTTGCCAGCGATGCGGACAAGGTGCTTCTGGCCGATTTTTGCGGTCAGACCTTCAACTTCATCAAGGATATCAACCCAGAGGGCGGCAAGGAATCCACGGGGCTGGTTACGCGTTTTACCACCACGCCGCCCGAGGGCGTTACCGAGGCCTACCCCATCCGCCTGCGTCTGCTTTCGGAAACTGACGTGGCCCGTGTGCTCGCCAATACGTACTATGCGGACTGCGACCACAAAGACGCACCCAATGCCGAGGCTCTCGCCAAGGAGCTGGAGAGCCTGCAGGGCCGCGCCCAGTCTGCGCCCGTACCCGGCGGCATGAACGTGGACGATGTGGAAGAATTGCGCGATTATGTGAACAAAAACTTCATTTCGCGCCCCAGAGTGCAGATGCTCCAAAACGGCTACTGGGTGCGGGCCATGGAACTGGCCCCCCGTCTGGAGCTGGAAGACCGCGCCCGTCTTGTGGGCCTGATATGGGACAGTGTGCCGGAATTTCAGGCAGTGTATATTCAGCTTGGCGCGGCCCTGCGTCAGCTTGGCAACGCTGCCGAGGCATGTTGCGCCATTGACGCGCTCATACCCCGCAGCAACAGCATTATTGACGTGGCGCGATTGCAGGGCCTCAACGAGCCACCTACGGACATGCTGACCCTTGTGGGCGCGGAGGGCCGCAAGGCTGACCTGCCCCGCGCGCTGGTGACGGCCCTTACGGCCGAAATCACCATCTACATGCGTGAAAAGCCGGACGATTTTTTTGACCACACCGACCTGCTGGACTTTCCCGGATACCGCGCGCGCTACAAATTCAGCGATCTGCGCGCCGCGCTGGACAGCCGCAAGGACATGCTCAAGGAACTCTTTTTGCGCGGCAAGGTGGCCTATCTTTTTGAGCGCTACCGAGAAGAAAAAGAGCTCACCAGCATGCTGCTCTGCATCGGACCCAGCACCCAGGAGGTGCAGGATCTGCCGCAGGCCGTGTATGAATGGATATGCTCCACCCACGGCGAAACGCCGGAAATGCGCGCCAGCAAAGCGCCAGCGCTCTTTTTTGTGCTCACCAAGATGGACATGGAGTTTGAAAAAAAGGCCGGATCGCCCTCAGTGGAAACCCGCTGGACAACCCGGCTGGAATCCTCGCTGGTGAACTTTTTCGGTCAGGTGCACGACTGGCCGCAAAACTGGGACGGCACGCACCCCTTCAATAATGTCTTTTTGCTGCGCAATCCCAACTTCTTGTGCGAAGCCATTTTCGATTACGACGACAGGCGTGAAACCGGCATCCGGCAGGAACAACAGGCCTTTGTGGAAGAAGTGCGTCAGTCCTTCATGCAATCGCCACTGGTGCAGAAGCATGTGGCTGACCCGGAACGGGCCTGGCAGGCGGCCATGACGCTCAACGACGGCGGCGTTGGCCTGCTGCGCCAGAGCCTGCGGCCCCTGTGTAATCCAGAACTCAAGCGGCAGCAGATCAGCGGCAGCCTTGCCGAAAAATGCGAGCGTCTGCGCACCGGGCTTGCGCCCTTCTACCGCACGGACGACAGGGAAGAACTGCGCAGGCAAAAGGAGCAGCTCTCCCGTCTGTTGGTTTCGCAGATGGCCAAGGTTGCGGAAAAGCAGCTCTTCGGCGAATTTTTGCGCCGCCTTCAGGTGCGCGATTTTGACCTCTACGAAATCTGCCTCAACGCCCGCCAAAGCCCGGATGAAGGCCAGGCCGCCGCGCCAGCTCAGGTTGTGGGCGCGCGTGTTTCCGCCAACGACATTCTGGGCGACATCTTTGGCGACGACGCTCCTGTGTCCGCGCCAGCGGCAGACGCCGCCGATGCGGAAGCCAAAGACAGCGCCCAGGTCTTTGCCGGAATGGTCATGGACCACTGGACAGGGCGGCTGCGCGACCTCTGCAACGATGTGGAAGTCAGGGGCCAGCTTGGCCTGCCCGCCAAGGAACTTGACCAGTTCTGCCATGAGCTTGTGCAGGCCGCAGCGCGCTGCAAGCTGCGCGAAAATCTGGAGGCGGAGCTGCGCCGTTCTTCGGCATTCAGCAACATGGCCCGCGAGCGCCTCATGTGGAAGCAGGTGAGCCTTGCTGCGGACGCCATCAACGCCTTTGTGGACTGGTGGGGCTTTGACCCACGCTTCAAGGATCAGACGCGGCGTACCGTTGTTTTTGGCGGCAAAAGCGTGCCCCTGTTTAACCCACCGCAGGAAATCAAAGGGGAACCCCGCATCGGCGAGGAAGAATCGCCCTATGACCGCCTGTGGTATACCGACTGGCTGCGCGCCATGGCATACAGCGTTATGGCCAATGTGGATTTTGACGGTCAGCAGAGCGTCAACCCTGAACAGAACAACCGCCTGCGCGAACTTTTGCAGGCCTTCAAAGGATAA